Below is a genomic region from Caulobacter rhizosphaerae.
ACCGGCCCGTGCGGCTGATCGACCTGGTCGACACCACCTCGGCCCTGCCGGACAACCTGCCCGACTGGCGCCAGGCGATCGGCGACGCCAAGCCGGAACAGATCCCGTTCATCGCCGCCAAGCTCCTCGACGGCTATACGTCCCAAACGCTGATGGCCGACCTGCGCACGGTCAGCCTGGTCGACACGCCCGGTGCGGCGCCGCGCCACTCCAACGTCGCCTCGCAACTGGTCGGGATCGTGCTGGAACGGCTCTACGGCCGACCGTACGAGGCCTTGCTGGCCCAGTATGTCGAGCGGCCGCTGGGCATGGCCTCGGGCGTCGCCGCGCCATCGGCCGCCCTGGTCGCACAGGGGTACGACCTCAGCGGCCCCGCGACGCCGGCGCTCACCGCCCCCGTGGTCCGCGCGGCCGGCGGGCTGCGCTATTCGACGGCGGACATGGCCCGCTACCTCGCCGCGCAACTGGCGGCGCGCGATCCCGCCGTCACCCTGACCCACCAGCCGGCCTGGGGCTCGCCCGACACCGGCGCGATCGGCTTCCACTGGATGATCGCCAAGACCGCCGACAGCCAGGTCTATCTGCGCCACGGCGGCGGCACGTTCGGCTTCTCGAGCTACTGCGATTTCTATCCGGACAAGGGCTACGGCATCGTTCTGCTGGCCAATCGCGCAGGGCTCGAGGGCGCGCTGCAGTCGGCCGCCGACGCCGCGCACGAGGCGCTGTTCGGTCGGCCCAAGGGGCTGGCGGCGCTGGAGGCCGCGCTGGAGCAGAGCCGTTACGCCGACGTCGCCGCCTCGGTCGCCGACGCCCGCCGCCGCTTTCCGGAGCTTCATCTCACCGAGGAGCGCGTCAACGGCTGGGGCTACCGCCTGCTGTTCGCGCCGCGCCCCGCCGAAGCCAAGGCGCTGTTCGGCTACAATGTCGCCCAGCACTCCGACAGCGCCAACGCCCACGACAGCTACGCCGAGGCGCTGGCGGCGACCGGCGACAAGGCCGGGGCCATCGCCGAATACCGCCGCTCGCTGGCGCTCAACCCGGCCAACGACAACGCCGAGAAGATGATCGCGAAGATCTTGGCCGACAAATAGATCGACCGCCTGGATCTGACCGACATTCAGATCCGGGAAACGAAAACCTCGTCCTTCGACAAGCTCAGGATGAGGTTTTCGACTGCCGCCGCCTAGACAATGGTCCTCATCCTGAGCTTGTCGAAGGACGAGGACCAAGCACCGGGCTAAACGCCCTAGACCCTACCCGCGTCCCGCAGCCGCTTCCTCTTCCCGCCCAGGGCGTCGGGCCGGTTCAGGACCTTGCGGTATTCGTCGCGGCGTTCGTGGATCGAGGCGATGACCAGGCCCATGGGCACGCCGATGTCGACCAGCACGGCTTCCGACAGCTGCAGGCTGGCCTCGATGGTCTCGGGCACGGCGTCGGTGGCGCCCAGCTCGTAGAGCCGGGCGGCGTGGCGGGCGTCGCGGGCCCGGGCGACGATGGTCAGGTCGGGGCGATGGCCGCGCGCCGTGGCCACCACCGCCTCGGCCGCTTCCGGCGAGTCCATGGTCACCACCACCGCCCGGGCGTGGTCCAGGCCGCAGCGCTCGAGCAGCTCGACCCGCGAGGCGTCGCCGAAATAGACGCGGTGGCCGGCGCGGCGGCCCTGCTGGACGAAGCTCGGGTCGCGGTCGATGGCGATCCAGGGCAGGTCGTGGCGGTCCAGCATGTCGCCGACCAGCCGCCCGACGCGGCCATAGCCGACCACCAGCACCCGGCCGGCCGGTTCCTCGCTGTGCAGGCCCACCAGGTCGGGCGCCTCGCTGACCGGCGCCGCCGCCTTCCTGGCCAGCCGCCCGCCCAGGCCCGACAGCAGCGGGATCAGGAACATGGTCAGGGTTGCGGCCACCAGCACGGCCTGGCCGACCTGGTCGGAGACCACGCTGGCCGCCATGGCGTTGTCCAGGATCACGAAGGCGAACTCGCCGCCGGCCGCCAGGGTCAGGGCCGCCTCGATGGACGCCCGGTTCGACAGGCCGAACAGCCGGCCCAGCCCCATGATCATCACCCCCTTGACCACGACCAGCCCGACGGCGACGCCCAGCACCAGGGCCGGCGAGGCGACCAGCAGCGACAGGTCCAGGCGAATGCCCAGCGACACGAAGAACAGGCTGAGCAGCAGGCCCTTGAACGGCTCGATCTTGACCTCGACCTCGTGGCGGTACTCGGTCTCGGCCAGCAGGATGCCGGCCACGAAGGCGCCCAGGGCCATCGACAGGCCCGACAGCGACGCCACCAGCCCCGCCCCGATGATCACCAGCAGGCAGGCGGCCATGAACATCTCTTCGCTCTTGGCCTTGGCCACCGAGCGCATCATCGGCCGCAGCGCCAGGCGGCCGAACAGCACGATCACCCCCAGGCCGATCACCGCCGGCCCTAGGGCCACCAGGTCGCCCAGGCCGAACGTGCCGTCGCCCCGGCCCAGGATCGCCAGGGTGATCAGGATCGGGGCCACCGCGAGGTCCTGGAACAGCAGCACCGAGAAGGTCGCCCGCCCGCCCTCGGCGTGCAGCCGCTTGCGCTCGACCAGCACCGGCACGGCGATGGCGGTGGACGACAGGGTCAGGGCCGCGCCGATCGCCAGGGCCGCCACCGGCGGCTGGCCCAGGGCCATGCCGATCGCCCCCAGGGCCAGCGAGCAGCCGATCATCTGCAGGGCGCCCAGGCCGAACACCAGCTTGCGCATCAGGCGCAGCCGCTCCCATGACAGCTCCAGCCCGATCATGAACAGCAGGAACACCACCCCGAACTCGGCCAGCTGGGCGATTTCCTGGGGGTTGTCGACGGTGACGTAGTCCAGCCACGGGAAGGTGTGGCTCAGCGCCCCCAGGCCGAACGGTCCCAGGATCACGCCGGCGATCAGGAAGCCGAGGATCGGGTTCAGCTTCAGCCGCTTGAACAGCGGCGCGACGATGCCCGCCGTGGCCAGGAACAGCACCAGGTCCTTGTAGTCCGCCGGCGATATCGCGTGGTTCACGTGCCCCTGCCCCTCTTCGCGCGTTCTAGCTGGCGATCTTCAGTCTCACGCCCGCCCCGGCCTCGGCCCCTTCGCCGCCTCCCGGCGGGATCAGCGCGACGCCGCCGGCTTCCAGCGCGTCGATCAGCAGGCGTTCGGTGCTATGGTGCAGGGCGTGGCGCTCGGTCTCGAAGTCCTTGACCGTGCTGCGCGATACGCCAGCCCGGTCAGCCAACTCGCCCTGCGACCAGCTGAGCAGGCCGCGCGCACCCCGGCACTGGGCCGGCAGGAGAATTTTGGCGTGGGGCATCTGGCGCTCCAGGTCGGCTCACCCATATTGGTTGACTACGCCCGAAAACGTTGACCGTCAAGGAGCGCCTTTGCACCATACCTCGTTGATCGCCACCATCGTCGCCGGCCTGGGCCTGGCCTTCGTGTTCGGCGCCATCGCCAACCGCCTGAAGCTGCCGGTGCTGGTCGGCTATCTGGTGGCCGGCGTGGTCGTCGGCCCGTTCACCCCCGGCTATGTCGCCGACCAGGAGTTGGCCCCGCAGCTGGCCGAGATCGGGGTGATCCTGCTGATGTTCGGGGTGGGGCTGCACTTCTCGGTCAAGGATCTGATGGCGGTGCGCAAGATCGCCATTCCCGGCGCCGTCGTGCAGATCCTGGCGGCCACGGCGATGGGGATCGGCCTGGCCCACCTGCTGGGCTGGACGCTGGGGGCCGGGATCGTCTTCGGCCTGGCCCTGTCGGTGGCCTCCACCGTGGTGCTGCTGCGCGCCCTGCAGGAGCGGCGGCTGATCGAGACCGACCGCGGCCGCATCGCGGTCGGCTGGCTGATCGTCGAGGACCTGGCCATGGTGCTGGCCCTGGTGCTGCTGCCGGCCCTGTCGGGGATCCTGGGCGGCGAGGCCCCGCCGCCGGGACCCGGGGGCCTGTTCGGCGCCTTCGCCATGACCATCGGCAAGGTGGTCGCCTTCGTGGCGCTGATGCTGGTCGTCGGGCGCCGAGTGATCCCGTGGATCCTGCACCGCATCGCCCACACCGGTTCGCGCGAGCTGTTCCGGCTGGCGGTGCTGGCCATTGCTCTAGGAGTCGCGTTCGGCTCGGCGGCGCTGTTCGGCGTGTCGTTCGCCCTGGGAGCCTTCTTCGCCGGCATGATCATGGCCGAGAGCGAGCTCAGCCAACAGGCCGCCAACGAGACCCTGCCCCTGCGCGACGCCTTCGCCGTGCTGTTCTTCGTGTCGATCGGCATGCTGTTCAATTGGTCGGTGATCCTGCGCGAGCCCCTGGCCGTGCTGGCCACCCTGGCGATCATCGTGATCGGCAAGTCGCTGGCCGCCTGGCTGATCGTCATCGC
It encodes:
- a CDS encoding serine hydrolase domain-containing protein, with translation MSFIPRTSPTSSLPPRASGLARRELLALAPAIPLALSGAANAAGTADPVGTIVAEFVRAGRVDGISAAVVHGGRTRFHNAGLIARGGSTPATERSVYEIGSISKTFTGLLLAHAILEGRAAASDDVRKHLPPGYDNLARGDRPVRLIDLVDTTSALPDNLPDWRQAIGDAKPEQIPFIAAKLLDGYTSQTLMADLRTVSLVDTPGAAPRHSNVASQLVGIVLERLYGRPYEALLAQYVERPLGMASGVAAPSAALVAQGYDLSGPATPALTAPVVRAAGGLRYSTADMARYLAAQLAARDPAVTLTHQPAWGSPDTGAIGFHWMIAKTADSQVYLRHGGGTFGFSSYCDFYPDKGYGIVLLANRAGLEGALQSAADAAHEALFGRPKGLAALEAALEQSRYADVAASVADARRRFPELHLTEERVNGWGYRLLFAPRPAEAKALFGYNVAQHSDSANAHDSYAEALAATGDKAGAIAEYRRSLALNPANDNAEKMIAKILADK
- a CDS encoding cation:proton antiporter, which gives rise to MNHAISPADYKDLVLFLATAGIVAPLFKRLKLNPILGFLIAGVILGPFGLGALSHTFPWLDYVTVDNPQEIAQLAEFGVVFLLFMIGLELSWERLRLMRKLVFGLGALQMIGCSLALGAIGMALGQPPVAALAIGAALTLSSTAIAVPVLVERKRLHAEGGRATFSVLLFQDLAVAPILITLAILGRGDGTFGLGDLVALGPAVIGLGVIVLFGRLALRPMMRSVAKAKSEEMFMAACLLVIIGAGLVASLSGLSMALGAFVAGILLAETEYRHEVEVKIEPFKGLLLSLFFVSLGIRLDLSLLVASPALVLGVAVGLVVVKGVMIMGLGRLFGLSNRASIEAALTLAAGGEFAFVILDNAMAASVVSDQVGQAVLVAATLTMFLIPLLSGLGGRLARKAAAPVSEAPDLVGLHSEEPAGRVLVVGYGRVGRLVGDMLDRHDLPWIAIDRDPSFVQQGRRAGHRVYFGDASRVELLERCGLDHARAVVVTMDSPEAAEAVVATARGHRPDLTIVARARDARHAARLYELGATDAVPETIEASLQLSEAVLVDIGVPMGLVIASIHERRDEYRKVLNRPDALGGKRKRLRDAGRV
- a CDS encoding helix-turn-helix domain-containing protein, with amino-acid sequence MPHAKILLPAQCRGARGLLSWSQGELADRAGVSRSTVKDFETERHALHHSTERLLIDALEAGGVALIPPGGGEGAEAGAGVRLKIAS
- the ybaL gene encoding YbaL family putative K(+) efflux transporter — encoded protein: MHHTSLIATIVAGLGLAFVFGAIANRLKLPVLVGYLVAGVVVGPFTPGYVADQELAPQLAEIGVILLMFGVGLHFSVKDLMAVRKIAIPGAVVQILAATAMGIGLAHLLGWTLGAGIVFGLALSVASTVVLLRALQERRLIETDRGRIAVGWLIVEDLAMVLALVLLPALSGILGGEAPPPGPGGLFGAFAMTIGKVVAFVALMLVVGRRVIPWILHRIAHTGSRELFRLAVLAIALGVAFGSAALFGVSFALGAFFAGMIMAESELSQQAANETLPLRDAFAVLFFVSIGMLFNWSVILREPLAVLATLAIIVIGKSLAAWLIVIAFKRPQSVALTISASLAQIGEFSFILAGLGVSLKLLPKDGQDLILAGAILSILLNPLLFAVLDKVLPRLAGRAGEPAAPALAAQPHGVLVGYGRVGKAVAEGLKGRMPLVVIEDESERADALRAGGFEAVQGNAVRPEVLLRAGLAEATHLFVAVPSPFEAARIIEQARAANARVKIIARAYTDNDVDLLTGMGADHALIGEQEIARGMLALAPKRPASAASVH